One window of Pectobacterium carotovorum genomic DNA carries:
- the norR gene encoding nitric oxide reductase transcriptional regulator NorR, whose product MTLSINALARIAIELQMGLSNQDRFQRLINSLRQLLRCDASALLRYENQLFRPLAIDGLAPDVLGRRFRLSDHPRLEAIARAGDVVRFPADSQLPDPYDGLIPSQEDLKVHACVGLPLFANQNLIGALTVDGMDPCQFDHFSDEELRLVGAMAAAALSNALLMERLERQLPAPVRAESPAAESVDEMVGLSEPMQRLKKEVDIVAGSDLNVLIMGETGVGKELVARAIHRGSSRASHPLVYLNCAALPESVAESELFGHVKGAFTGAIHHRTGKFEMADNGTLFLDEIGELSLTLQAKLLRVLQYGDLQRVGDDSSLKVNVRVLAATNRDLRQAVLDGAFRADLFHRLSVFPLSVPPLRERRQDVALLAGFFCERSRVQLGLARLALTADAGALLEQYDWPGNVRELEHAIYRATVLARAGQESGEVLLGREHFNLELPAQPAHSATGSSNAIEIEPASFISGGLREATDDYQRRVIQQTLTRHEGNWSSCARELEMDSGNLHRLAKRLGIK is encoded by the coding sequence ATGACGCTCTCTATTAACGCCCTTGCCCGTATTGCTATCGAGCTGCAAATGGGGCTATCAAATCAGGACCGTTTCCAGCGCTTAATCAACAGCCTGCGCCAGCTGCTGCGCTGCGATGCCTCGGCGCTGCTGCGTTACGAGAATCAGCTGTTCCGTCCCTTGGCGATCGACGGTCTGGCGCCGGACGTGCTGGGGCGACGCTTTCGTCTGTCCGATCATCCCCGTTTGGAGGCGATTGCCCGCGCGGGTGACGTGGTGCGCTTTCCGGCGGACAGCCAGCTTCCCGATCCGTATGACGGTCTGATCCCCAGTCAGGAGGATCTTAAGGTACATGCCTGCGTTGGCTTGCCGCTGTTTGCCAATCAGAACCTGATCGGCGCGCTGACCGTGGACGGTATGGATCCGTGTCAGTTCGACCATTTTAGCGATGAAGAACTGCGGCTGGTGGGGGCGATGGCGGCGGCGGCGCTGAGTAACGCGCTGCTGATGGAACGTCTTGAGCGGCAGTTGCCCGCGCCGGTGCGGGCCGAAAGTCCGGCGGCGGAAAGCGTGGATGAAATGGTTGGGCTGTCAGAACCGATGCAGCGGCTAAAGAAAGAGGTTGATATCGTCGCGGGTTCCGACCTGAACGTGCTGATCATGGGAGAAACCGGCGTCGGTAAAGAGCTGGTGGCGCGGGCGATTCATCGCGGTTCCAGCCGGGCAAGTCATCCTCTGGTGTACCTGAACTGCGCCGCGCTGCCGGAGTCGGTAGCGGAGAGTGAGCTGTTTGGTCATGTTAAGGGCGCGTTTACCGGAGCGATCCATCATCGAACCGGCAAGTTTGAGATGGCGGATAACGGCACGCTGTTTCTGGATGAGATTGGCGAACTGTCTCTGACACTACAGGCGAAGCTGCTGCGCGTATTGCAGTATGGCGATCTCCAGCGCGTGGGTGATGACAGCAGCCTTAAAGTGAACGTGCGCGTGCTGGCGGCAACCAACCGCGATCTGCGGCAGGCGGTGCTGGATGGCGCTTTCCGTGCCGACTTGTTCCACCGTCTGAGCGTGTTCCCGCTTTCCGTACCGCCGCTGCGCGAGCGTCGTCAGGATGTGGCGCTGTTAGCGGGGTTCTTCTGTGAACGCAGTCGCGTGCAGCTGGGGCTGGCGCGTCTGGCGTTGACGGCCGACGCGGGGGCGCTACTGGAACAATATGACTGGCCGGGAAATGTGCGCGAGCTGGAACACGCCATTTATCGTGCCACTGTGCTGGCGAGAGCAGGGCAGGAGTCGGGCGAGGTGCTGTTGGGGCGTGAGCATTTCAATCTTGAACTTCCCGCTCAACCTGCTCATTCCGCCACGGGATCGTCGAATGCTATCGAGATAGAGCCAGCGTCTTTCATCAGCGGCGGGCTGCGAGAAGCAACGGACGACTATCAGCGTCGGGTCATCCAACAAACGCTGACGCGCCATGAGGGCAACTGGTCATCCTGCGCCAGAGAACTGGAAATGGACAGCGGCAACCTGCACCGTCTGGCGAAGCGGTTAGGCATTAAATAA